In one Methanobrevibacter sp. genomic region, the following are encoded:
- a CDS encoding DUF4013 domain-containing protein: MDLTKIVRNSFKYSIKNIVKLPIIGILFILMAFVPIGRVLENNYVVFIGVVGFFLFLLIVPGYFLNIVKKGSMESSLFPSFNLVNNIYDSIRVLILRAAYMIVPVAVFFIALFSFGPVGMDFINNFQIHIFLATFGVIFLVILLTYLIFEFLLFFAKARLAYLNSLSEALKINMVLRDIKNIGIVNIIKWMIFMAVLMIGVSLISSVVMAIPYVGFLIYIGVVIPMVESIGNYSLGMLYSNINLNN; the protein is encoded by the coding sequence ATGGATTTAACAAAAATCGTTAGAAATTCGTTTAAATACTCTATTAAAAACATAGTTAAATTGCCGATAATAGGTATCCTATTCATTTTAATGGCATTTGTTCCAATTGGTAGGGTATTGGAGAATAATTATGTGGTATTTATAGGAGTAGTTGGATTTTTTCTATTCCTGCTAATTGTGCCGGGTTATTTTTTAAACATTGTTAAAAAAGGTTCGATGGAATCATCGTTATTTCCTTCTTTTAATTTGGTGAATAATATTTATGACTCAATCAGAGTATTGATTTTAAGAGCTGCATATATGATTGTTCCTGTTGCAGTATTCTTCATTGCTTTATTCTCATTTGGTCCTGTAGGCATGGATTTCATTAATAACTTTCAAATCCATATTTTTTTAGCTACATTTGGAGTGATCTTTCTAGTTATTTTGTTGACTTATCTAATTTTTGAATTCTTGTTATTTTTTGCAAAAGCTAGATTGGCATATTTAAACAGCTTATCTGAAGCTTTAAAAATAAATATGGTCTTAAGGGATATTAAAAATATCGGTATTGTCAATATAATTAAATGGATGATTTTTATGGCAGTATTGATGATTGGTGTTTCATTGATTTCATCAGTAGTGATGGCAATTCCTTATGTTGGATTTTTAATTTATATTGGTGTTGTTATTCCGATGGTGGAAAGTATCGGTAATTATTCGTTGGGCATGTTATATTCAAATATTAATTTAAATAATTAA